Within Protaetiibacter intestinalis, the genomic segment CATCCGTCCACGTTAGGGGACGCGCCGCCCCCGTCCGCGTTACCCTTGCAGCACCCTGTCGACGCCGAAGGGAGCGCTGCGTGACCTCGAGCCCGTGGGTCGCCCTGCCCACCGAGCACCGCGACGCGGTGCGCGCCGCGCACGACGCGGTCGTGGGGGAGCGTCGCGACTCGGAGGGCGTGCGGCGTCTCGTGCGCGAGTCCTGGGAGCGCTCGGTCGGCTTCCGCGTCGACCCCGACAAGCTGTCGCCGGATGTGGAGCTCAGCGAGGAGGAGTTGCGCGCCTACCGCGACGCGCATCCGCTCTCCTCGGCGCTGCCGAGCCTGCACCGGCTGCTCATCCGGCACACCTTCGACGCGGGGCTCATCATCGCCGTCGGCGACCAGGCGGGCCGCCTGCTGTGGATCGACGGCGACCGCGCGCTGCGGCGCCGCGCCGAGAGCATGGGCTTCGTCGAGGGTGCCGACTGGTCCGAGCGCGCCGTCGGCACGAGCGCGCCCGGCACCGCCCTCGCGCTCGACCACGGCATCCAGATCTCCGGTGCCGAGCACTTCGGTCGCGTCGTGCATCCGTGGTCGTGCACCGCGGTGCCCGTGCACGACCCGGGCACCGGGTCGCTCGTGGGCGTCATCGACATCACGGGCGGCGACGACGCCGCGGCCCCCGCCACGCTGCCGCTGCTCGAGGCGGCCGTCGCGGCCGTCGAGGCGGAGCTGCGCATCCGCCGGCTCGACGACGTGGTCGCGCCCGTGCGGCGACCCCCGGCATCCGTCGTGCGCCCCGTGCTGCACGTGCTCGGACGCGACGAGGGCCGGCTCGACCACGGGCGCACGAGCCTCGAGCTCACCCGGCGGCACGCCGAGATCCTCACGCTGCTCGCCTGGCATCGGCAGGGCCTCAGCGCCGAGCGGCTCGCCGAGCTCGTCTACGGGCGCGACGACGCCACCGTGACCCTGCGCGCCGAGATGGTGCGGCTGCGTCGCGAGCTGCCGGAATCCCTCGCCCCGGAGTCCCGGCCCTACCGCCTCACCGAGCCGCTCGAACTCGACGTGCACCGCGTGCTCGGCTTCCTCGAACGCGGCGCCCACAAGGTGGCCCTCGGCAGCTACCCGGGCCCGCTGCTGCCGCAGTCGGATGCGCCCGGCATCGTCGCCATCCGCGAGGAGCTGCGGGCGGCGCTGCGCGAGGCGATGCTCGCCGACGCCTCCGTCGACACCCTGCTCGAGTACGCGCGCAGCTTCGACGCCGCCGACGACCTCGAGGTGTGGCAGGCGTGCCTGCGGCTGCTGCCCGCCCGCTCGCCGAAACGGGCGCTCGTCGTGTCGCGCATCGAACGGATCGAGCACGAGCTCGGCCGCATGCAACAGACTGCAACCCTCCCGCAACCTCCGCGTCCGTAGCGTCGTGCGCACCCGGCGACCGCCGGGCAGACGACGACGTCACAGGAGGGTCGAGGATGACCGTCTATGCAGCACCGGGAACGCCGGGAGCACTCATCGACTTCAAGCCCCGCTACGAGCACTGGATCGGCGGGGAGTGGGTGAAGCCGAAACTCGGGCAGTACTTCGAAGACATCTCGCCGGTCAACGGCAAGCCGTTCGCGGAGGTCGCGCGCGGCACCTCGGAGGACATCGACGCGGCGCTCGACGCCGCCGAGAAGGCCGCCCCCGCCTGGGGCCGCGCCTCCGCCGCGGAACGTGCCGCGGTGCTGCACCGGATCGCGGATGTCATCGAGCAGAACCTGGAGGTGCTCGCGGTCGCCGAGACCTGGGACAACGGTAAGGCGATCCGCGAACCGCTCAACGCCGACCTCCCGCTCGCCGCCGACCACTTCCGCTACTACGCGAGCCTCATCCGGGCGCAGGAGGGCAGCTTCACGCAGCTCGACCACGACACCGTCGCCTACCACTTCCACGAGCCGCTCGGCGTCGTCGGGCAGATCATCCCGTGGAACTTCCCGCTGCTCATGGCCGTGTGGAAGCTCGCCCCCGCCCTCGCGGCCGGCAACACGGTCGTGCTGAAGCCGGCCGAGCAGACGCCGGTGTCGATCCTCGTGCTCATCGAGCTGATCGGCGACATCCTGCCGCCCGGCGTCGTCAACGTCGTCAACGGCTTCGGTGTCGAGGCGGGTAAGCCGCTCGCCTCCAGCAACCGCATCCGGAAGATCGCGTTCACGGGCGAGACGACCACCGGCCGCCTCATCCTGCAGTACGCGAGCGCCAACATCATCCCGGCGACCCTCGAGCTCGGCGGCAAGAGCCCCAACCTGTTCTTCGAGGATGTCGTGCAGCAGAAGGACAGCTACTACGACAAGGCGCTCGAGGGCTTCACGCTGTTCGCCTTCAACCAGGGCGAGGTGTGCACCTGCCCGAGCCGCGCCCTCATCCAGCGCTCGATCTACGACGAGTTCCTCGAGGCCGCGGTCGCGCGCACCAAGCTCGCCGTGCAGGGCAACCCGCTCGACACCGACACGCAGGTGGGCGCCCAGGCGTCGAACGACCAGCTCGAGAAGATCCTCAGCTACATCGACATCGGCGTGAAGGAGGGCGCGAAGATCGCCGTCGGCGGCGGTCGCGCCGACCTCGGCGGCGACCTCACGGGCGGCTACTACGTCGAGCCGACCATCTTCGAGGGGCAGAACTCGATGAGGCTGTTCCAGGAGGAGATCTTCGGCCCGGTCGTCGCCGTCACCACCTTCGAGGACTACGCCGAGGCGATCATGCTCGCCAACGACACCCTCTACGGTCTCGGCGCCGGCGTGTGGACCCGCAACGGCAACCTCGCCTACCGGGCCGGCCGCGACATCCAGGCCGGGCGCGTGTGGGTGAACAACTACCACGCCTACCCGGCGGGGGCGGCGTTCGGCGGCTACAAGAGCTCCGGCATCGGGCGCGAGAACAGCGCCCAGGCGCTCGACCACTACCAGCAGACGAAGAACCTGCTCGTCTCGTACTCCGAGGCGGCGCTGGGCTTCTTCTGATCGACCCGGTCGGCCGCGCGGCTCGACGCGCGCGGCCGGCCGACCGACCGGGAGCCGGCACCCTGGGCCTGCAGGGGGCCGGCTCCCCGACCTTCGAGGGAAGGGGGCGGGGATGCTGGAGTCCACCGTCACGCGTCCCGGCGAGACGCGGTCGCGCGTCGCGCTGAGCGACGAGGCCGTCGCGCTGCTGCGGCGGCTGCGGGGCCGGCATGGTCCGCTCATGTTCCACCAGTCGGGCGGCTGCTGCGACGGCAGCTCGCCCATGTGCTACCCGGCGGGGGAGTTCCTCACCTCCGACGCCGACGTGCTGCTCGGCGTGTTCGACCTCGCAGCCCCCGGGGAGCCCACGCAGGCGCTCGAGTTCTGGATGTCGGCCGAGCAGTTCGCCTACTGGTCGCACACCAAGCTGCTCGTCGACGTCGTGCCCGGCCGCGGCTCCGGCTTCTCGGTCGAGGCCCCCGAGGGCGTGCGCTTCCTCATCCGCTCCGAGCTCATGGACACGGCCACCCCGTTCGCCTGACCACGCACCCCCACCTCGCCTCGGCATCCGCCTCCCTGTCCGCCTGGACTTCCGCAACTCAGGAGATCCGGCCTCCCCACGCGTTTCGTCACCGAAACCGACGCATCTTCCTGAGTTGCGGAACCCGCGCGGGTTCGCAACTCAGGAAACGGAGGCGTATCGGTCGAGGTCGGGGCCGTGGCGGCCGGATCTCCTGAGTTGCGAAACGGAGCGGGATGTCGGGGCCGGTGGCGACAATGGGAACGTGTTCCTCGCCGTCAGCTCGCCCGCGCCGGGGCGGGTCGAGCTCGTCGCTCTCGATGCCGAGGGCGACGCGACGTCGCGGGAGCGTTTCGCCGAGACGGAGTTCGCGGTGCGTGCCCGCGAGCACGAGCGCGACCACCCGCGGTGGGTGTGGGCCGACACGACACGCTGGTACCCCGGCCTGCTCGCGGCGGGCGTCCGTGTCGAGCGCTGCGTCGACCTGCGGATGTGCCGCCTCCTCCTGCGGAACGCCGCCGCCGCGCGCGACACGGAGTTGGCCCGCACGCCCCGCGACCGCTGGGACGAGCCGAGCCCCCTCGCCGCGGCCTCCGACGCCCTCTTCGAGCTGGAGGCGCCGCTGCCCGACGACGACCCGGTCGCCGAGCTGTACCGGCAGCGCGCGGCGATCGCCGCATCCGCCGAGCCCGGACGGCTCGGCCTGCTGTGCGCCGCCGACAGCGTCGGGGCGCTCGTCGCCGTCGAGCTGCGGCACGCGGGCCTCCCGTGGGACGCCGCGCGCCACGATCGCATCCTCACCGAGCTGCTGGGCGAGCGGATGGCCGGCGGGCGCCCCGCCCGGATGGAGGCGCTCGTCGCCGAGATCCGGGCGGCCCTCGACGACCCCGAGGTGAACCCCGACTCGGCGCCGACCCTGCTGCGCAGCCTGCAACGCGCCGGGCTGCGGGTCGGGAGCACGAGCCGCTGGGAGCTCAAGTCGGTCGAGCACCCCGTGGTGGCGCCGCTGCTCGCCTACAAGCGCCTCGCGCGGCTCTACACGGCGAACGGCTGGGCGTGGCTCGCCGAGTGGGTGCGCGAGGGCCGCTTCCGCCCGGTCTACGTGCCCGCGGGTGTCGTGACGGGCCGGTGGGCCTCGGACGGCGGCGGCGCGCTGCAGCTGCCGCGCCAGGTGCGTGGCGCGGTCGTCGCCGACCCCGGCTGGAAGCTCGTCGTCGCGGACGCCGCGCAGCTCGAGCCGCGCGTGCTCGCCGCGATGTCGTCGGATGCCGCGATGGCCCGCGCCGGACGCGCCCACGACCTCTACCAGGGGATGGTCGACACGGGCGCGGTCGAGACCCGCGAGCAGGCGAAGTACGGCATGCTCGGCGCGATCTACGGGGGAACCACGGGGGAGTCGGGGCGGATGCGCCCCCGTATCGAGCGCGCCTTCCCGCGCGCCATGGCGTTCGTGGAGGCGGCGGCACGGGCGGGCGAACGCGGCGAGACGGTCTCCACCTGGCTCGGGCGCACCTCGCCGCGGGGCCCCGAGGCCGGCTACGACGAGACGCGCACCGCGGAGGACCGCGACCGGGACCGCACGGGGCGTCGCGCCTGGGGCCGCTTCACCCGCAACTTCGTCGTGCAGGGCACCGCCGCGGAGTGGGCGCTGTGCTGGATGGGTGCACTGCGGCGGATGCTGTGGCAGCTCGGC encodes:
- a CDS encoding bifunctional 3'-5' exonuclease/DNA polymerase codes for the protein MFLAVSSPAPGRVELVALDAEGDATSRERFAETEFAVRAREHERDHPRWVWADTTRWYPGLLAAGVRVERCVDLRMCRLLLRNAAAARDTELARTPRDRWDEPSPLAAASDALFELEAPLPDDDPVAELYRQRAAIAASAEPGRLGLLCAADSVGALVAVELRHAGLPWDAARHDRILTELLGERMAGGRPARMEALVAEIRAALDDPEVNPDSAPTLLRSLQRAGLRVGSTSRWELKSVEHPVVAPLLAYKRLARLYTANGWAWLAEWVREGRFRPVYVPAGVVTGRWASDGGGALQLPRQVRGAVVADPGWKLVVADAAQLEPRVLAAMSSDAAMARAGRAHDLYQGMVDTGAVETREQAKYGMLGAIYGGTTGESGRMRPRIERAFPRAMAFVEAAARAGERGETVSTWLGRTSPRGPEAGYDETRTAEDRDRDRTGRRAWGRFTRNFVVQGTAAEWALCWMGALRRMLWQLGGADGDPRPLAERPHLVFFLHDELIVHTPAELAERVADALRGSAAEAGRILFGAAPVEFPLSVAVVDSYADAK
- a CDS encoding DUF779 domain-containing protein; this encodes MLESTVTRPGETRSRVALSDEAVALLRRLRGRHGPLMFHQSGGCCDGSSPMCYPAGEFLTSDADVLLGVFDLAAPGEPTQALEFWMSAEQFAYWSHTKLLVDVVPGRGSGFSVEAPEGVRFLIRSELMDTATPFA
- a CDS encoding GAF domain-containing protein, which encodes MTSSPWVALPTEHRDAVRAAHDAVVGERRDSEGVRRLVRESWERSVGFRVDPDKLSPDVELSEEELRAYRDAHPLSSALPSLHRLLIRHTFDAGLIIAVGDQAGRLLWIDGDRALRRRAESMGFVEGADWSERAVGTSAPGTALALDHGIQISGAEHFGRVVHPWSCTAVPVHDPGTGSLVGVIDITGGDDAAAPATLPLLEAAVAAVEAELRIRRLDDVVAPVRRPPASVVRPVLHVLGRDEGRLDHGRTSLELTRRHAEILTLLAWHRQGLSAERLAELVYGRDDATVTLRAEMVRLRRELPESLAPESRPYRLTEPLELDVHRVLGFLERGAHKVALGSYPGPLLPQSDAPGIVAIREELRAALREAMLADASVDTLLEYARSFDAADDLEVWQACLRLLPARSPKRALVVSRIERIEHELGRMQQTATLPQPPRP
- the exaC gene encoding acetaldehyde dehydrogenase ExaC yields the protein MTVYAAPGTPGALIDFKPRYEHWIGGEWVKPKLGQYFEDISPVNGKPFAEVARGTSEDIDAALDAAEKAAPAWGRASAAERAAVLHRIADVIEQNLEVLAVAETWDNGKAIREPLNADLPLAADHFRYYASLIRAQEGSFTQLDHDTVAYHFHEPLGVVGQIIPWNFPLLMAVWKLAPALAAGNTVVLKPAEQTPVSILVLIELIGDILPPGVVNVVNGFGVEAGKPLASSNRIRKIAFTGETTTGRLILQYASANIIPATLELGGKSPNLFFEDVVQQKDSYYDKALEGFTLFAFNQGEVCTCPSRALIQRSIYDEFLEAAVARTKLAVQGNPLDTDTQVGAQASNDQLEKILSYIDIGVKEGAKIAVGGGRADLGGDLTGGYYVEPTIFEGQNSMRLFQEEIFGPVVAVTTFEDYAEAIMLANDTLYGLGAGVWTRNGNLAYRAGRDIQAGRVWVNNYHAYPAGAAFGGYKSSGIGRENSAQALDHYQQTKNLLVSYSEAALGFF